The genomic stretch CTTCAGCCACCCCTTTTTAATGCCATTAGTGATGCAGCaacatgtatttatatttacatataaataCAAAATGGTCAGATACCACATTTTAAAGCATAATTTACAATCTGAAACTGCTTACACTTTCATGACTaggcttgggttttttctcatttacatTCATCATTTAATTCCACTGGaatttgatttttaagaaaGCCCAACATCTCTTAATTACCATAAAAAGATCCATACacattttacttaaaaatagcTTCTGTAAGAGGAAATCTACCAAAAATAACACGAAATATATTATTAtgcatacattttcttttttgtaaagTACAAACAAGAATCTGATCTCTTCTGGGTATTGCCTGATCTAATATGGCTATAAGGttctatttattttgtttgtttttcaaagtaaagggaaagacagaagaaatgtAAGAGCACaacccaaaataaaaatgcattcttTCCAAAGACACAGATGATCAGAGAAAGAACACTTTGAAAACTAATAAATGACAACAGGTACAAAGAAACACCATCCAAGCGCTATGCAGTGTTTTGTCTGAGCATGTGCCGCAGTGACCTTGTAACAgttattaaaaacaacaaacaaaaaatgctaCTGGCAGAAAAAGCTGTCaagcaaaacactgaaaaattggTACCATTTCCTAAGAAGTGCAGAACTGATAGCATTTTATGTGTCTTCCCCCACGTATGCAGACCTTTCTTGCTCTCTCTGCCCGCAGGACTGATCATTGCCACTCTGGCGATTTGCTGGATGCCAAACCAGGTCAGAAGGATCATGTCAGCTGCTAAACCAAAGCAGGACTGGACCATCCCCTACTTCAAAGCCTACATCACCCTCCTTCCCATCGCCGACATCTTCTTCTACCTCAGCTCGGTGGTGAACCCGCTGCTGTACAACATCTCCTCTCAGCAGTTCCGCAGCGTGTTCCTGCAGGTGCTGTGCTGCCGCCTCACCCTGCAGCATGCCAACAGGGAGAGGTTCCTCAGGGCCAACCAGAGCTCCGGGGCACGGAGCACCCGCTCCCTGCGCCCGCTGCTCATCATGTCCTCCAGGCGCGGTTCTTCCACCAAGGGCAACACCAAAGTTTTCCTGAGCACCTTCCAGAAGGAGCCCACGCCTGGCTGCAGCCCACAGGAGCCGGGTCCTGCACCAGCAGATCCCAGCCTGGAAGCGGTGCCCCTGGAGCCTGGCTTAGAGCCCCGTCCGGGCGCACAGAACGGCCTTTGTGAACATCAAGCATGACTTCATAAGGCAAAGTTAATGCTTAGCAATGAGCTTAAAAACATGGAAACTGAAATGATCGAGGAAAGTGACTGCATCACAAAAGGAGTAACACGGATGGATTTGTTTCCAGTTATGCAGAAGGAACAGGAGTTCTGtatcctgctgggatttttaAGTGCACACTGGAAACTCAATCTGCTAACTGAACTCATTAGCTGACAAAAATTTCAGCCCCTCTTCTCCACACAACCACTGAACTTTCCTCGCTGTTGACAGGGATttggaaacaaacagaaaataattgcaGCATCTTTGAAGAAAGGAGGATGAAGGAAAAATTGTGTcagggcagaaaaaaaccaaaacaacttgCTTGAAGATTAGCAGtacaaaaacaacaaagcaaatttAAGAAGCAGAAGAGTGGTTATTACGTGTGCCCTCGGCACCACGGCAGAATTCCCCCTCTTCTTGGGCCGGGGTCCATTGCAGAGCGGGGTGTTGCAGCAGCTGATGCAGACAGAGTTCACCTTGCCAGGAGAGCAGAAGGACTGGTAGCCAGCAGAGGCGATCAGACACGCTGCCGAGGAGGCACAGGACTTGCGGTACATGATTCCTGTGACACAGAACAAGGGTTACTCCATTTGATGGGAACACTTTACAGCAGGATTCATGCTCAAAAACTGCTGCAAACCCAGTTTGCACCCCCAAAGCGCTGCTGGTGCTTAGGGCAGACACCTCAGCAGTGACAGGACcggcagccctgccctgcaggagcACCACAGTTGCTCTCCTTTGGGTTTCTCTGTAGTTTGATTCTGGTTGGAACCAAAAATATTACAGACTTAATTTGCATAACGTATATCAAATGATGCATTTTATAACTGGAATTCTTCATCTTTCAGAATGAACTGTAGGAATAGCTGTAACTGAAATGCAATTAGTgagaaaattagttttgtttCTATTGCTGAACATGTCTGAGTTAAGGTGTCTAAGTAATTACAGCTTTCTATGCTCTTAATTTGTCTTTTgagagttttttttccttttcttgttccATTGCCACACACAGACAAGTAACCAAGAGTAAAAAGAGGATGATTATCAGCAaaactttcatcctcctccctccccttttaaattcttttttaaaagaagaactAGAAGTACTTTTCCAGGTAATCTCAGTTCTTGCTTGTCTTTGAAGTTTAATACCCTCAATAacaaaaatttccatttctataGACGTGTCTTTTTTGAATTGAAAGTCTTCCCTTTTGGAATGTAATTTAAGTTAGTTTTAATTAATAAGCTAATTTATAATTTATCAAattgtttttaacagaaaaaagtaCATTCTGATGCACATAGATGTTATTTGAACATGGTTTATAAAGGCTTTAAAATACACagttgtattttcttctgtcacAGAGGAAAATGGCTATGGCAGTTTCCCCTCTCATTACTCCAAAATTTTCCTGCAAGTGATACAGTCGAAATTGTGTCTTAGAAAAACATACACATAATAGAAATAGATAATGGAGGCTTGCTTGCTTGTAGCTACAAAAAGAGGTAGGGATATTCCTAAGGACGATAAAAATCACTATTCTTTTTGAATATGggattttcaaaatgcttttatttttttcctcctgaaaagcaaaggaacagGATTCCCTTGGAGAATGGTGCCTCTGCATCttgtggcacagccctggaatgtttttaaatgcacaGTGATTGAGACTTTTTTTGGAGGGTGTGAGGTGGGAATATGACCCACAGTTTCTGGACTTACAGTACCTGCAGATACTTATTCAGTTCCCAGGGACATAATAACCACTACAGCACCTCCATGGTCCAGGAAAAACCTCTGTAAAATGGCATcagtcactgcacctctgagTGCTGCGAGTAGCAGCAGAACACCCTTTATTTGGTCTGTGCTCAGAAAGAAGGATTTCCTGTCTTCAGAGACTTTTAATTAAAGCAATTCTTTTATATTGTCACAACACTGCTGCCATCCCAACAATGCAGGGGTTTCCTTGTTTTGTGTTCTCCCTCTGCAAATCTGAACTCTGAAACATGTTTTTAGGCTATCTATCTCGTTAAACTTATGAAAAAAAGCCCTCAAGTGAGTGTTAAATCTTCCTCTGTCTCTAGTGAGCTTCAATCAATCAACACAGCAGGTAGAGCCTTTTCTCAAGGAAGAGGAGCTGTGGGCTGTTCTCCCTGTAACAGCAAAGGCACACAGATCAAGCAATGCAATCTTTATTACTACAGTTTGCAAAAAGAAGGGAGTTCTGTCTCTGCTGACAAACCACCGCTGTCAAGGAGCCTCAGTGGTGCTGCCACTGCTCGGCTTTACAACACTGAAATCTCGGCTTGTTCCCCAAAAAGACCTGGTGCTTTGTCCATGTTACTCCTGCAGTCTTCCCAGAGCAGAGACAGATATGACCCTCCCCATAGTTACAAttaattcttttccttccccttccctcttgGGAAAGGACTCCTGTATTCAATTAAACCAGGCACAGTGACTGTTCTCTGTTCCCTAATCCCACATCTCCCCATCACAGATATTTCCCTGAGCTACGAACACCAACCAAACTCCACTACTCCTCAGTCTGCCATATGAACAGCAGTGAATTTGACTGTCCCTTCAAAGGCCAAACCTCTAAAAAGCTTTTGACACTGGCAGATTTCCTATTCTTATTATTTTATAGATCACTCTCTTCCTGCCGTTTCCTTTTCACAGGTTTCCTGCAAAGCCCTGTTCACAATTTGAACCAGTGATTTATTAGTTTGGGTCCCTGAAATATCACACTTTGCACTTCTCCCATAGATTAGGAGGCTAGAATTGTTCAGTGCTGTGAACAATTAGATGATGCCTGCTGAGGTATGGTTTTCACCAAGCAGCTCTAGGAAACCTCTCCTGCAAAAAATCAAAGTCCTGCAGCTTAAGTCCACGTGTTTACAACAGCTCTGTTCTCCAGGATCAATTCCATAGAACAACCCTGAGCTCCTTTTGAAGACAAAACACAGTATTCCTGTACAGTCTGAAATTTTCAAGAACAGATGTACCATGTTCACACCTAAATAGAGAGAATAATCTGACTAGTAGCAAAATCCCCTTCTAACACTTCTCCAGTGGCTTTTCTGTAAATGCCTTACGATAGGAAATTCCACGCCCAAATGATTTATTCCCACTCCCATTTCTAGTAATCTAGAAAGAGTTTTTCATAAAAAACTCAGCATTTCCATCAGGTTTTCAATAGCTCCTTTGCTAATAACATATCCTTCCCAtccaaggtttttttctctaagtaCAGATAGATTCTCTTGATCTCACAAACCAGCTGCTATCCCACTAAGTGCTTTTTACAAAGCACCAGATATGAACCAAGCTTGATCAGCATAGAAAGGCTGTGCTCTCTCTCTGGTTCTGCAGTGTCTTGACAGGAAGACACGGTGCAAACCGGCACAGAAGTTGGTGGAAAAAGAGGGAATATTAGCACTGCAGGagtgacatttttaaaacacttgtgCCGTCACTCCACTTACTCTTAACCCTTCTTCCTATCATAATTCTGGTAGGAAATACAGTCAATACAACTGACTTCCATGATCTAATGGCAGGGACACCATCTCCTCGCTCCAACAAGCAGGATAATGGAGCCCAGTAACTTCAGCTCACCCTCTGAGTtcagccaggacagcagcctcctctctgGGTTACACTCAGAGATCTCTCCTCAAACTCCTCCTCTGCAGCATTGCTGAGCCAGTTCCAAAACGATTCCCAAGCTCTCCCTGAATCATTTGCCACCAGCAGCCTGAACTGCAGACGGTTCTTCAAAGTGGTTATCTGCCTCATAAGACTCATACCACAGACATAACTGCTAATTACTGGGTATTCTTGCCTGAGCAATCAGCTTGATGCATTCATTAACATATCACCcagaaaaataactgcaaaCATTTCTGGAAGCTTTTCTTCTACCTCAGATTGTTCTGAGTCGCTGGCTAGGCACGGAGACTTCACATTTTTATACTCTGCTTTTACTGGGATGGGATCATTCCCAGATACCCACCCCCAACAAGTGACACTAGTGATCAATTAGCATATTTACTACTACTCAGTTAGCATATTTATTGCCCAATTACTTGATGGATGAGAACAGAGTAATTTGTCCTTTCTCACAAATTCAGCAGTCCCCAAACACCAGTTTAGGTACCATAAAGATGTATGGTACCACGAAGCACCTGCTACTGACCAAcagattttccttccttttggcTTCAAGGTTTGTGGGACGCAGTTCAAGTACTTTCAAGAAGAGACAACATGCTAATATCCCACATCCTCTCCTGTCACATATACTTACTGCAGCTATGATtgttttcagggcttttttttaaggcagattTGGGCTTAAATTTGGCgttgaaaatttatttctagACTAAGCAACTTGCCCATTGTTACACCTCTCTGTGCCCCACAAGACAGTGTCAACTACTATTTCTGCCTTGTTCTTTGCAATGAAGGAATGAGTGTAAATCTTAAGGCTTTTCTATAGTTCCTGCttgcaatatttattttctcagctaGATCCAGTCTAGTCCTGTGCATCTGCACTCTGGCACTGTTTTGGCCACACGCAGGTGCATTCTGTCTTGATTGTAACAAACAATTCAAGCAACAATTTATTCAAATTCAAAAGTGAGTGCTCTTCCCTCTACCCTGTCTGCACAGCCCAGTGCATTTCTCTTGAATAACAGCTTAACTTGTTACTAGGACAACCAAAGAAAGGTGACATCACACCTACACCCTACACTGCCTTTATGCAGAAGGCACCAGAAGATCCAAGGTTTTTCTCTTACTGATTGAAAAGTATATTATTAGACACCTCTGCTTCTTCTGTTCTAGGAGGTACAGACAAAAAAGATGCTGCGTAAGCATGACTCTCCAACTTTTAAGAGCCAACCACCACCAAAGCAGTGTGCAACTTCAGTTTGCACCTGTACTCTCATGAGTGTCCTTCAGGAAAATGCACACAGGGTCTCTGGAGCCAAAATAGGCAACCAGGATTTCACCTCTGAGATCAGTGACCTAATTTCCAAAAAGAGTTACCTTCCCACTCCTATGACCCAGCTACTCTGAAACTGCTGTCTGCAatggcacagctcagcaggaaATCACAGCCCTGTCCTTCACCGCAGGACCTCATGGCCACAAAACTCTCCTCTCTAGGTTTGACTCCGTCTAGTGGACACCACCACTTTCCCCAACACTAAGTTTTCCAAGCCAGATGTTCTCTGACCTTGTGGACTGTGACTGACACTCCACTTTTCTAAAGAAAGCTTTTTCTACACGATTTTGTACATAACCAATTTCACAGGCACATGTGACGTCAGTCTTGTGCAGCTCATTCGACAAACAGTGCTTTAGCAAAATCCCCTGCACTTGCTCTCTGTAAACCTGCCACATAAATCTTCTGGAGCTTAGAAAGACGTTTATGTCCAACTAGGGACCAGCAGTGAGGCATCCTTGAACCTTCTCAAGACTAGATCAGGTGGTGGAGGCAAAGAGATAGCTGCAGAAAAGTTTGTATCCTAAAGTAAGTAACTGAGAAAGCCAGCAGGCAGATCAAGGCAAGTTTGAGGTGTACATTTACAGTTTTGACAGAACCTCCTTTAGATTGGGTGTTTAAATCTTGCCCATCTCTTCTAAGCAAAAGGTGGAAAATTGGCCAGCAATGGACCATTCATAGTGTAGCACACAGAACTCAGGAGAAGCCCCCCAAACTTGTCATAGCTCTTGCATTAGCATGCTTTCATGATTAGTACAGGATTTGTTTTGGGTGTTCTCTTAATGTTGCTGCTCATAAAGAGAAGTTGAGAACTGTGCTTATATACCAGTACTCCTGTCTTTTAATATCCTGCATAGTTCCAACTGTCTCATTTCACCAAAACTTTCAGTTTTCTGGTCTTGGTGAACCTGTAAGTTTTCCCTCTCATTGTGCATAGAGTTGAtgtctgctctgcctggccaTGCTTGCTTTGTGATTtcattaatatattttgttctttattttttgccCTAAACTGTCAATAGTTTACCCTGCACTCAAGTAAAATTCAGCACCCAGCTCTTTCCTAATGTCtgccaaaaaataaaatgaaaatttatacTAGTGCAAGAATAACACGTAAACATGTAAACACCACTTTCTAGGGAGCAGAAAATATAAATGTGactatttctgcattttactgCATCAGTAATGCTCAAAATTGTGTTCATACTATATACAAATAGGTTTGTAAattatgttttttaattttcatattaGGTTTTATGCCCAGCCTTTTGCTATGATAATGATTTGTTCCCCAGCTGGTACCTGTTCACATACATCACACTCCAGAGGTCCTATTGTGGTTTGCTGTTTTCTAGAGAAAGTGATTATAAACATTTTATCTAATAAGGTCCTAAATATCTTAGAAGGTGACTGAATATTGAAAAGCAGTCAAGCATTCTTCTGAAGTTGGGCTTCCCCAAACAATTTTTGTTGTAGTCAGATTATGTTTTATtggtttaaaatataaattaagcTTCCTCAACACACAGCCTTTCAGCTATGGCTGTAAATGcagttacaaaaaaacccccaaaaaacaaaaaccccaaatcccaaacaagttaagcaaatgtaaaatataatcaTATCCAACCATGTCCTGTGTGTTTCACTTCTCACTAACTCTCCTTATCCTTGTGGACTCCAGAGAGAAGGTTGAGGAGACAAGTGGTTTAAATAATTTGTACCTTGCCAGAAATTTTATCATGAAATTTTCTAATCACCTTGTAAGCAGCTACTTAAACTCTGTGAACTACCATGATTGGTGTTTtccagataaaaaaaccccaaggcaCTAAAAGTATGTGACTTAAAATCTATTGCAAAGCTATGCACACACCTCCTGATTTTTAATCTTGTGTTTTAGGACTGCAGCTATTTCATCCTGGTCCTCTCTTTGATGCATTCTGTAGACAAGATAAAAGCATATTCATGCCATTAGGCTCTTACAGAATacaaaattctattaaaaataaaccctcaaaggaaaataaaacaccccccccccccaccaaatCCTACCAGGTTCATTTAGCAAATTTGCACCACAATTTTCTATGAAAACTTAATATCATCACAAATCCTCCATACTTTTGGCACTTTTAAAAAGTTGCACATTTTTTCAGAAACTAACAGGAAGCTTTTGACAATGGAAGTCTGGTTTCCTCACTCTCCTTCTGACCTTGACATGACACCTTGCAGAAATTAAATCAGCTCAGGAGAA from Corvus hawaiiensis isolate bCorHaw1 chromosome 7, bCorHaw1.pri.cur, whole genome shotgun sequence encodes the following:
- the LYPD1 gene encoding ly6/PLAUR domain-containing protein 1, with protein sequence MRLFLLAATFWGLCLAPGLGLQIQCYQCEEFQLNNDCSSPEFIVNCTVNVQDMCQKEVMEKSFGIMYRKSCASSAACLIASAGYQSFCSPGKVNSVCISCCNTPLCNGPRPKKRGNSAVVPRAHVITTLLLLKFALLFLYC